In Fluviicola taffensis DSM 16823, the following are encoded in one genomic region:
- a CDS encoding T9SS type A sorting domain-containing protein, producing the protein MKAKNYITLLFIVAFNQLFAQTKCDSISFSPDTIYLNESTDHLVFDTMHWTGETELGFASVSYQFDDTTRIDIDDSYATNGAWGPYTFVSPFGYSVIYNMAGIPENTIVNAFRTVNHHSLQATCMKAVTFIINPSSSLGVKNPKDQTDFKLYPNPAVDNVTIEWEQSEDKVLITVTDLLGKVRASLSNFSGQKITIDTRPFSEGMYLVSVSNSKGSLKTQQIVIAK; encoded by the coding sequence ATGAAAGCTAAAAATTACATTACCCTACTGTTCATAGTTGCATTCAATCAACTTTTTGCGCAGACGAAATGCGATAGTATTTCATTTAGTCCTGATACCATTTACTTAAACGAATCAACCGATCATTTGGTCTTTGATACAATGCATTGGACTGGAGAAACCGAACTTGGCTTTGCATCAGTATCTTATCAGTTTGATGATACTACGCGCATTGATATCGATGATTCTTATGCTACAAATGGCGCATGGGGACCATATACTTTTGTAAGTCCATTTGGATACAGCGTTATTTATAACATGGCTGGTATTCCAGAAAATACGATTGTGAATGCCTTTCGGACGGTTAATCATCACAGTTTGCAAGCTACTTGTATGAAAGCAGTTACTTTTATAATTAATCCAAGTAGTTCTCTTGGAGTAAAGAATCCAAAAGATCAAACTGATTTCAAACTGTATCCGAATCCTGCTGTTGATAATGTAACAATCGAATGGGAGCAATCGGAGGATAAAGTGTTAATTACTGTAACAGATTTATTGGGAAAGGTTAGAGCAAGTTTATCCAATTTCTCTGGACAAAAAATAACCATTGATACGCGTCCTTTTTCTGAAGGAATGTACCTTGTTTCTGTAAGTAATTCAAAAGGTAGCTTGAAAACACAACAAATTGTTATCGCGAAATAG
- a CDS encoding TIGR03915 family putative DNA repair protein, with amino-acid sequence MIWLVYDGSFEGFLTTIFEIYEYKWSSVHIRKEGTSIPPLFAEVRTIVTDEEKATRVWKKLVNILDSSGVRKLWIAWLSERETIEDTILGVVKYAIQLKQNVLSNFGNEHVLQMQQAVKSIGREKHRMEAFVRFQLTKDDIYFSVIEPDFNVLPLILSHFRDRYADQRWFIFDSRRSYGIYYDLKTAEFVDFIPNSLLSKNRVSTEAFGENETLFQELWKDYFKSTNIAGRKNTKLHVQHVPKRYWKYLVEKSFGI; translated from the coding sequence TCACCACCATTTTTGAAATTTATGAATACAAATGGTCAAGTGTTCACATTCGAAAAGAAGGAACATCTATTCCACCCTTGTTTGCAGAAGTGCGTACCATTGTAACGGATGAAGAAAAAGCAACTCGGGTTTGGAAAAAATTGGTCAATATCCTTGATTCATCTGGCGTTCGTAAACTTTGGATAGCGTGGCTAAGTGAGCGAGAAACGATTGAAGACACCATTTTGGGTGTTGTCAAATATGCCATTCAGTTAAAGCAAAACGTCCTGAGCAACTTTGGGAACGAGCATGTGCTACAAATGCAACAAGCGGTGAAGTCAATTGGTCGTGAAAAGCACCGCATGGAAGCTTTCGTGAGATTCCAGTTAACAAAAGACGACATTTACTTCTCAGTTATAGAACCCGATTTCAACGTTCTTCCACTGATACTTTCACATTTCAGGGATCGTTATGCCGATCAACGATGGTTTATTTTTGATTCACGCAGATCCTATGGTATTTATTACGACTTGAAAACTGCCGAATTTGTCGATTTCATTCCAAATTCCCTACTCTCAAAAAATCGTGTCTCCACTGAAGCTTTTGGTGAAAATGAAACTCTTTTTCAAGAACTTTGGAAGGATTATTTCAAGAGCACGAATATTGCAGGACGCAAAAACACCAAGCTTCATGTACAGCACGTTCCGAAGAGGTATTGGAAGTATTTGGTGGAGAAATCATTTGGAATCTAA